A stretch of Fusarium poae strain DAOMC 252244 chromosome 2, whole genome shotgun sequence DNA encodes these proteins:
- a CDS encoding hypothetical protein (TransMembrane:7 (o12-32i39-63o69-97i109-130o150-175i196-213o233-251i)) has product MASAAVPVFFELSWSILSTICMGNVLLGCLVCGITNWTLLAAVPMFSSAAGAIANGLCYYVYYQQHPPIYTAIASVFADIFWLLQEAGLLFYSYIILKRVLRGLRWRVFASLFWTGIAGIVMVRIVIIAFRVRSILAENNDLLMTINHIHIGYFGLIALLECLSAYFLMVLFTTAKASSAEIARSGGLFQYLARSTEMRVALLALQGVLRAVTHSFKTAGQTAENIATQLDRFFYAVFCLYSMVLYIDLLSSKLKFSAGSQDYPSSRDRYHQNSHQNHFTPSQRDDFGQTRSRHTVIVNGGKTKTRSDSTDQIIECNSSQGDDSIKLDDMDVKGVAISS; this is encoded by the exons ATGGCGTCTGCAGCAGTGCCGGTATTTTTCGAGCTCAGTTGGTCTATCCTGTCAACTATATGCATGGGAAATGTTCTGCTCGGATGCCTAGTATGTGGTATCACTAACTGGACGTTACTGGCCGCTGTGCCTATGTTTTCATCAGCGGCTGGAGCTATCGCCAACGGGCTGTGCTATTATGTCTACTATCAACAACATCCCCCGATCTATACCGCGATAGCTTCGGTGTTTGCAGACATCTTCTGGCTG CTACAAGAAGCCGGGCTTTTGTTTTACAGTTACATCATTCTGAAGCGAGTTCTCCGTGGTTTGAGATGGAGAGTATTTGCCTCCCTATTTTGGACAGGTATTGCAGGTATCGTCATGGTACGaatcgtcatcatcgcctTCCGAGTTCGCTCTATCCTCGCCGAAAACAACGACTTACTCATGACCATCAACCACATCCATATCGGCTACTTCGGTTTGATCGCTCTGCTCGAATGCCTCAGTGCCTATTTTCTCATGGTTCTTTTCACCACGGCCAAGGCATCATCTGCTGAAATTGCACGTAGCGGTGGTCTTTTCCAATACTTGGCTAGGAGCACAGAAATGAGAGTAGCACTTCTGGCCTTACAGGGTGTACTTCGTGCTGTTACACATTCGTTCAAAACTGCTGGTCAAACGGCTGAGAATATTGCCACACAACTCGATCGTTTTTTCTATGCTGTCTTTTGCCTTTATTCTATGGTCTTGTA CATTGATCTTCTTTCCTCTAAACTCAAGTTCAGCGCTGGTAGTCAAGATTACCCGTCATCGCGAGATCGTTATCACCAAAACAGCCATCAAAACCATTTCACTCCATCTCAGAGGGATGATTTCGGTCAAACTAGATCCAGACACACTGTCATTGTTAACGGGGGGAAGACCAAGACGCGAAGTGATTCTACAGATCAGATTATAGAGTGCAATTCGTCACAAGGCGATGACTCTATCAAGCTTGATGACATGGACGTCAAGGGCGTCGCGATCAGTTCATGA